A single region of the Vagococcus teuberi genome encodes:
- a CDS encoding lantibiotic protection ABC transporter ATP-binding protein, giving the protein MTNIIEIKEVSKQFKHQTVLDNISLTIEEGTVYGLLGPNGAGKSTLLKIITQVIKPDSGTIYFDSHELNQSDLLEIGAIIESPAIYPNLTAYENLDVLATLLNIEKTRIKEVLSVVSLENTGKKLAKDFSFGMKQRLGIAMALIHQPRLLILDEPTNGLDPVGIQELRELIKSFSKQGITVILSSHILSEVQQVADKVGIINHGHLRYEGKNDMTDTHLEDLFMTIIKKDDKDYE; this is encoded by the coding sequence ATGACAAATATAATTGAAATAAAAGAGGTATCAAAACAATTTAAACATCAAACTGTTTTAGATAATATCTCATTAACGATAGAAGAAGGCACAGTCTATGGCTTATTAGGACCAAATGGGGCTGGGAAATCAACCTTATTAAAAATTATTACTCAAGTAATTAAACCAGATTCTGGAACGATTTACTTTGACTCACATGAATTAAACCAATCTGATTTACTTGAGATAGGAGCGATTATAGAAAGTCCAGCTATTTATCCTAACTTAACAGCTTATGAAAATTTAGACGTTTTAGCGACCTTACTTAATATCGAAAAAACACGTATCAAAGAGGTTCTATCCGTTGTGTCGTTAGAAAACACTGGAAAAAAGCTAGCAAAAGATTTTTCTTTTGGGATGAAACAACGTTTAGGCATTGCGATGGCATTGATTCATCAACCAAGGTTATTGATTTTAGATGAACCAACAAATGGTTTAGATCCTGTTGGGATACAAGAATTAAGAGAGTTAATCAAATCATTTTCAAAACAAGGAATAACCGTGATTTTGTCCAGTCATATTTTAAGTGAAGTACAACAAGTTGCTGATAAAGTAGGGATCATCAATCATGGACATTTACGTTACGAAGGGAAAAATGATATGACGGATACTCATCTTGAAGACTTGTTTATGACTATCATCAAAAAGGATGATAAGGATTATGAATAA
- a CDS encoding ABC transporter permease, with the protein MNNYIKAEFIKDKRSANATLMKLVPVIVVVFNLLMVSLMGVAPTGKSYVMATTFNWYPILILPVILSLLVVNSCSKETPSHLVSQKSLGLSGSKTLFAKNVVVLVELLVMLILSSVLADGLGIFIFKETIHIKTLIMATITLFIGSLPVVGMSFLLFYVFHKKVVVILINFLLVFPSALIAVQSKWVFFPWAYSLRMLAPIIGVHPNGTFLTEENPLMTTHATYLGILLSLMVYLLVLITLNILIRRKNHD; encoded by the coding sequence ATGAATAACTATATAAAGGCAGAATTCATTAAAGACAAACGTTCTGCTAATGCGACCTTGATGAAACTTGTTCCAGTGATTGTTGTAGTGTTTAATTTATTGATGGTCAGTCTAATGGGAGTAGCACCAACTGGTAAAAGTTACGTGATGGCAACGACCTTTAATTGGTATCCAATTTTGATTTTACCTGTCATATTAAGTTTATTGGTAGTCAATAGTTGCAGTAAGGAAACACCATCACACCTTGTTAGTCAAAAGAGTTTGGGACTCAGTGGTAGTAAAACGTTATTTGCGAAAAATGTGGTGGTATTAGTTGAATTATTGGTTATGTTAATTTTATCTTCTGTACTGGCAGATGGATTAGGAATATTTATTTTTAAGGAAACGATTCACATTAAGACATTAATCATGGCTACCATCACACTTTTTATAGGTAGCTTACCTGTAGTTGGGATGTCGTTTTTATTATTTTATGTCTTTCATAAAAAAGTAGTAGTTATCTTGATAAACTTTTTATTGGTTTTTCCGTCAGCATTAATAGCAGTTCAATCAAAATGGGTCTTTTTCCCATGGGCTTATAGTTTACGTATGCTTGCACCAATTATAGGGGTCCATCCAAATGGCACATTTTTAACTGAGGAGAATCCACTGATGACTACTCATGCAACTTATTTAGGTATTTTGCTAAGTTTAATGGTTTATCTACTTGTTTTAATTACTTTGAACATTCTTATTAGGAGGAAAAATCATGACTAA
- a CDS encoding response regulator transcription factor gives MKILIIDDDEDLLKLIENALSKEYIVETILGANKVNPDELKHYDLVILDVMMPEMSGFDFLKQYRELINAPIILLTAKDFEKDKLEGFALGADDYVTKPFSIKEIRARVAAHLRREQRQKHHRLIDYPVSCDLIAKQFFYEETEVSLTSSEYELCELLLKNKGQVFSKEQLYTSVYGLEAVGDSQTTITERVKQIRAKFDLVGINPIKTVWGVGYKWQIEKD, from the coding sequence ATGAAAATATTGATCATTGATGATGACGAGGATTTATTAAAGCTAATAGAAAATGCGTTAAGTAAAGAGTACATAGTTGAGACTATATTAGGTGCAAATAAAGTTAATCCTGATGAGTTAAAGCATTATGATCTAGTGATATTAGATGTGATGATGCCAGAGATGTCAGGATTTGACTTTTTAAAACAGTACAGGGAACTGATTAATGCACCCATCATTCTTTTAACAGCAAAAGATTTTGAAAAAGATAAGCTTGAAGGATTTGCTTTAGGGGCGGATGACTATGTGACCAAACCCTTTTCTATCAAAGAAATAAGAGCACGAGTTGCCGCTCATCTAAGAAGAGAGCAACGACAAAAGCATCATCGACTGATTGATTATCCGGTGTCCTGTGACTTGATTGCCAAGCAGTTTTTTTACGAGGAAACGGAAGTATCACTTACCTCAAGTGAATATGAGTTATGTGAATTGCTATTAAAAAATAAAGGACAAGTTTTTTCAAAAGAACAGCTTTATACGTCTGTTTATGGATTAGAAGCAGTTGGAGATAGTCAAACAACGATTACAGAGCGAGTGAAACAGATTCGAGCAAAATTTGATTTAGTTGGCATTAATCCAATTAAAACAGTATGGGGAGTTGGGTATAAATGGCAAATCGAAAAGGACTGA
- a CDS encoding histidine kinase dimerization/phospho-acceptor domain-containing protein, which yields MANRKGLTRLITTYAVMELLYTFFVMIFFFLLLNILVNTGIVYPANYPESQLGKVEKDFKSESWTPDQLPFFYEYEYMKNGQVVSSNISETYQPYVKKAQETARASKDSFIGARVFRYYTTNDKELVVSYKLSPFFASQKLNQLIPHFEGVYFLVVFFVWISGFLFLIVRLTKILKREIKKISTASVYIQQQNLDYPRINSDYKEINDVLSTIDLLANDLKKSLQEQWQMQETKRDLIESVTHDIRTPITLIKGNLELLDEEALTASSSERVKDIEKGVSRLEVYVERLKQISSHVTEEKMPVSEEVLSRWIDVARLLCDTHQRQLSLMETDTSSIPLETENVTMALQNIIFH from the coding sequence ATGGCAAATCGAAAAGGACTGACTCGTTTAATAACAACATATGCTGTAATGGAGTTGCTTTATACGTTTTTCGTGATGATTTTTTTCTTTTTGTTACTAAATATATTGGTCAATACTGGTATTGTTTACCCAGCTAATTACCCTGAAAGTCAGTTGGGTAAAGTTGAAAAAGACTTTAAATCTGAGAGTTGGACACCAGATCAACTTCCATTTTTTTATGAGTATGAATATATGAAAAATGGGCAAGTGGTGAGTAGTAACATCAGTGAGACTTATCAACCTTATGTCAAAAAAGCACAAGAAACAGCAAGAGCGTCAAAAGATAGTTTTATTGGGGCAAGAGTGTTTCGATACTACACTACAAATGATAAAGAACTAGTTGTCAGCTACAAATTAAGTCCATTCTTTGCATCACAAAAACTTAATCAGTTGATTCCACATTTTGAAGGAGTTTATTTTCTCGTTGTTTTTTTTGTTTGGATAAGTGGTTTTTTATTTTTGATTGTGAGATTAACTAAGATACTAAAAAGAGAGATTAAAAAAATATCAACAGCCAGTGTCTACATTCAACAACAAAATCTTGATTATCCGAGAATAAACAGTGACTATAAAGAAATTAATGACGTATTATCTACCATTGATTTATTGGCAAATGATTTAAAGAAATCTCTGCAAGAACAGTGGCAAATGCAAGAAACGAAGCGAGACTTAATTGAGTCAGTGACTCATGATATTAGAACACCCATTACGTTAATAAAAGGGAATCTTGAATTGTTAGATGAAGAAGCGTTGACCGCTAGTTCAAGTGAACGAGTGAAAGATATTGAAAAAGGTGTATCACGATTAGAAGTTTATGTTGAAAGATTAAAACAAATTTCAAGTCATGTCACTGAAGAAAAAATGCCAGTGAGTGAAGAGGTGTTAAGTCGTTGGATTGATGTCGCACGTTTATTATGTGACACTCATCAACGACAACTTAGCCTAATGGAAACTGACACAAGTTCTATTCCACTAGAAACTGAAAATGTCACGATGGCGTTACAAAATATAATATTCCACTAG
- a CDS encoding sensor histidine kinase: MSNSIEHSNLNSTITLDFRDLETEYRVTITDEGTGFSDLFLASLPSKYVSSKLDNTASHGLGLYHVKEMVERHNGTLLIENRPEKNQTGAKVTLVFKK, from the coding sequence ATAAGTAATTCAATCGAGCATTCTAACCTAAATTCAACGATTACATTAGATTTTAGAGATTTAGAGACAGAGTATCGAGTGACCATAACAGATGAAGGAACAGGATTTTCGGATTTATTTTTAGCCTCATTACCTAGCAAATATGTATCAAGTAAGCTAGATAATACAGCTTCTCATGGTTTAGGTTTGTATCATGTGAAAGAAATGGTTGAACGACATAATGGAACATTGCTCATCGAAAATCGTCCAGAAAAAAATCAAACAGGTGCGAAAGTGACGCTAGTATTTAAGAAATAA
- a CDS encoding VOC family protein, translating into MSFHKNPVTFVSHVELKVSDLTQSTRFYTEVLGLNIKEQTSDSISFTTNGQDVLLTITEPKNITLKQEPRTGLYHFALLLPKRSDLAQVVRHFVNLGVRFGGGDHLVSEAIYLNDPDGNGIEIYVDRDASVWQWSNGEVSMTTDPVDFDDLLKESVVPFWNGLPKETVMGHIHLQVNDLAKNKEFYVDGLGFDVVSRYGREALFLSDSNYHHHIALNTWSGTQIKHAEKTETGIESYSIVFPSEEKRQETVASLRELGIPVMEEENEVTVFDPSDIKLKLMIG; encoded by the coding sequence ATGTCATTTCATAAAAATCCAGTTACCTTTGTTAGTCATGTTGAACTTAAAGTGAGCGACTTAACACAATCCACACGTTTTTATACGGAAGTATTAGGATTAAACATAAAAGAACAAACATCAGATAGTATATCATTTACAACAAATGGTCAGGATGTTTTGTTGACTATCACAGAACCAAAAAATATAACATTAAAACAAGAACCACGAACAGGGTTGTATCATTTTGCTTTGTTATTACCAAAACGATCAGATTTAGCGCAAGTCGTGAGACATTTTGTTAATCTAGGTGTCCGATTTGGTGGCGGAGATCATTTAGTTAGTGAAGCCATTTATTTAAATGATCCAGATGGCAATGGGATTGAAATTTATGTCGACAGAGATGCGAGTGTTTGGCAATGGTCGAATGGTGAAGTTTCGATGACGACTGACCCAGTTGATTTTGATGATTTATTAAAAGAATCAGTTGTCCCTTTTTGGAATGGTTTGCCAAAAGAAACGGTGATGGGGCATATTCATTTACAAGTAAATGATTTAGCAAAAAATAAAGAGTTTTATGTTGATGGGCTTGGGTTTGATGTGGTCAGTCGCTATGGAAGAGAGGCATTATTTTTATCTGATTCAAACTATCATCATCATATTGCTTTAAACACTTGGTCAGGGACACAAATTAAACACGCTGAAAAAACAGAAACAGGCATCGAAAGTTATTCAATTGTCTTTCCAAGCGAAGAAAAACGACAAGAGACTGTGGCGTCATTAAGAGAATTAGGTATTCCAGTAATGGAAGAAGAAAATGAGGTTACTGTATTTGATCCGTCAGATATAAAACTAAAATTGATGATTGGTTAA
- a CDS encoding branched-chain amino acid transporter permease translates to MTTMSFPHQVITIGVVVFGTMLTRFLPFILFPENKTPPAYITYLGNVLPYATMGLLVVFCLKDTITRAFAFPELLAILFIVIIHKWKHSTFLSIGLGTVFYMVLVQNITF, encoded by the coding sequence ATGACAACGATGTCTTTTCCTCATCAAGTGATAACGATTGGTGTTGTGGTATTTGGCACGATGTTAACTCGTTTTCTACCATTTATTTTATTTCCAGAAAATAAAACACCCCCTGCTTATATTACTTATTTAGGAAATGTCCTACCTTATGCCACAATGGGATTGTTAGTTGTATTTTGTCTGAAAGATACCATCACAAGGGCCTTTGCGTTTCCCGAATTACTCGCTATTTTATTTATTGTCATCATCCACAAGTGGAAACACAGCACCTTTTTAAGCATAGGATTAGGAACTGTTTTTTATATGGTATTAGTACAAAATATCACCTTTTGA
- a CDS encoding AzlC family ABC transporter permease, whose product MKRKAFETALPYTLPICVGFLFLGMSYGFLMRSMGFSVWYPMLMSFFIYAGSMEFVTANLLMSAYNPLYAFVLTLLVNARHMFYGISMLNKYKNTGWKKFYLIYGMCDESFTINCTVTPPKDVDKGWFMFFVTLLNQIYWVGGATLGALLGSFITFDTTGIGFVMTALFVVMFINQWEESSDHRPALIGLISSFICLILLGADNFMLPAMALIILIFTLDRKNLDKQEVTTL is encoded by the coding sequence ATGAAAAGAAAAGCGTTCGAAACAGCTCTGCCCTACACACTGCCAATTTGTGTTGGGTTTTTGTTTTTAGGAATGTCTTATGGTTTTTTGATGCGTAGTATGGGGTTTAGTGTGTGGTATCCAATGCTAATGAGTTTTTTTATTTATGCTGGTTCAATGGAATTTGTCACAGCTAATTTACTCATGTCAGCTTACAACCCACTTTATGCCTTTGTTTTAACGCTTTTGGTCAACGCTAGACATATGTTTTACGGTATTTCAATGTTAAATAAATATAAAAATACTGGTTGGAAAAAGTTTTATTTAATCTATGGGATGTGTGATGAATCATTCACGATAAATTGTACCGTGACACCACCAAAAGATGTCGATAAAGGATGGTTTATGTTTTTTGTAACATTGCTAAATCAGATTTATTGGGTAGGTGGCGCAACACTTGGTGCGTTACTTGGTTCATTTATCACATTTGATACAACTGGCATTGGATTTGTGATGACTGCTTTATTTGTTGTCATGTTTATCAATCAATGGGAAGAATCATCCGACCATAGACCAGCTCTTATTGGACTCATTAGTTCGTTTATTTGTTTGATCTTATTAGGTGCTGACAATTTTATGTTGCCTGCCATGGCGTTAATCATTTTAATTTTTACTTTAGATAGAAAAAATCTAGATAAACAGGAGGTGACGACATTATGA
- the abc-f gene encoding ribosomal protection-like ABC-F family protein, with the protein MKQIEIQTFSYQINPDLELKIDNLSVNRGDKIGLIGNNGSGKTTLLHLLAQKISLEIPSVQHYLSVTLVKQFKDGFDDKSGGEKTQRYLQEAFKQDSVWLLDEPTTHLDSRHVEWVEKQVLTHHEGVVVVSHDRHFLNQVCNKIWFLKDGEITVYKGNYQSFLTQYEEQERRHKEDYDIYQREKKELEQAIRVKKQQANGAMSVPKNKKQAGEKVGISKPYYAKKQKKLDKSAKALETRLSQLERVEAPKKEKSLTMETSLSHMSGDHIMIRGMDVSAEINHQVLFYDSNFYIKNREKVAIVGDNGVGKTTLLKMMLDKESSIKVSPSIEFGYFSQEVDLLDDNETVLENVLSSMRDYNQTLARTVLARMQFFDRDIEKPVSVLSGGECVKVTLAKLLLSDINTLVLDEPTNYLDIEAMRALEELLQAFEGTVIFVSHDREFINSVATKLLIIENKKINMFEGRLSDYKASKVVKNKSKEKDSLLVIETKISEVLGKLCIEPSEELEQEFQSLITQKMSYKKTHKN; encoded by the coding sequence ATGAAACAAATTGAAATACAAACATTTAGTTATCAAATAAACCCAGATTTAGAATTAAAGATAGACAACCTAAGTGTGAACAGGGGAGATAAAATTGGGTTAATTGGAAATAATGGTAGTGGGAAAACGACGTTACTACATCTTTTAGCGCAAAAAATTTCGTTAGAGATACCAAGTGTCCAACATTATTTATCTGTCACACTTGTTAAGCAATTTAAAGACGGATTTGATGATAAAAGTGGGGGAGAAAAAACGCAACGCTATTTGCAAGAAGCCTTTAAACAAGATAGCGTGTGGTTACTTGATGAACCAACAACCCACTTAGACAGTCGTCATGTTGAGTGGGTTGAAAAACAAGTGTTGACTCATCACGAAGGTGTCGTGGTCGTATCACATGATCGTCATTTTTTAAATCAAGTGTGTAATAAAATTTGGTTTTTAAAGGATGGGGAAATAACGGTTTATAAAGGAAACTATCAATCATTTTTAACGCAATATGAGGAGCAAGAAAGACGACACAAAGAAGATTATGACATTTATCAACGTGAAAAGAAAGAATTAGAACAAGCGATTCGTGTTAAAAAACAACAAGCAAATGGGGCCATGTCTGTTCCTAAAAATAAAAAACAAGCTGGAGAAAAAGTTGGTATTAGCAAACCATACTATGCTAAAAAGCAGAAAAAACTAGATAAATCAGCCAAAGCACTGGAAACAAGATTATCACAATTAGAACGAGTGGAAGCGCCAAAAAAAGAAAAATCACTCACTATGGAAACCTCTCTTTCTCATATGTCAGGTGACCATATTATGATAAGAGGGATGGATGTATCAGCTGAAATAAATCATCAAGTGCTTTTTTATGATAGCAATTTTTATATTAAAAATAGAGAAAAGGTCGCAATAGTTGGGGACAATGGTGTAGGAAAAACGACGTTACTAAAAATGATGTTAGATAAAGAAAGTTCTATTAAAGTGTCACCATCAATTGAGTTTGGTTATTTCTCACAAGAAGTTGATTTACTAGATGATAACGAAACAGTTTTAGAAAATGTTTTATCAAGTATGCGTGATTATAACCAGACATTAGCAAGAACAGTGTTGGCACGAATGCAGTTTTTTGACCGTGATATAGAAAAGCCTGTCAGTGTATTAAGTGGAGGAGAGTGTGTTAAAGTGACTTTAGCAAAACTATTATTAAGTGATATTAATACGTTAGTGCTAGATGAGCCGACAAATTACCTAGACATTGAAGCAATGCGAGCATTAGAAGAATTATTACAAGCGTTTGAAGGCACAGTTATTTTTGTGTCGCATGACCGGGAGTTTATTAACTCGGTGGCAACAAAGTTATTAATCATTGAAAATAAAAAGATAAATATGTTTGAAGGACGATTATCAGATTACAAAGCAAGTAAAGTGGTTAAGAATAAGTCAAAGGAAAAGGATAGTTTATTAGTGATTGAAACAAAAATTAGTGAAGTACTAGGTAAGCTATGTATTGAGCCCAGTGAAGAGTTAGAACAAGAATTTCAGTCGTTAATAACACAAAAAATGTCGTACAAAAAAACACACAAGAATTAA
- a CDS encoding LTA synthase family protein: MFILKHKYNKNWINTRMGFFTLMVVLFWLKNLLAYAVDFNLGIESFFQYVILFISPIATTVFLFSAALYVKSPKKAYITLLIISSLTTLLLFSNVIYYREFTDFITVNTMLGAGKVASGLGESALRMFRPYDLLYWIDIIVVIVLLATKKIKIDKRPIAIRSAFAVTSFSILLFSANLTLAETDRPELLKRTFSRDHIVKYLGMNVFTVYDGVQTYNATQRRAQASQNDLVDVQKYVKTHYAKPNDDMFGIAKGRNVIYVHLESFQQFLIDYKLKDENGVEHEVTPFLNSLFHSNETFSFDNAFHQVGSGKTSDAETLLENSFFGLSQGPLFTQLGDKNTFQSAPNILGQTQGYTSVAFHGNGGSFWNRNETYKHLGYNYFFDGSYYDVNENNSFQYGLHDKPFLAQSIKYLEHVQQPFYSKFILVSNHYPYAKFKDDNAGFPMANTSDATINGYFATANYLDTAVKEFFDYLKASGLYDNSVIVLYGDHYGISNSRNKSLAELLGKSKEEWNDFDDTAVQRVPVMFHVPGQTKGGINHTFGGQVDVLPTLLHLLGVDTQSYIQLGQDFFSKDKDQIVAFRNGTIVTPKYTILGETVYDTKTGELIDSPTEEQLTEIADIKEKGTTQLNMSDAITNGDLLRFNTNSGLKPLDPAKFDYKNELDKLLQVEQQKGDKSTSLYSLHNNQSTVDLFKTQTYKEIQEEKGVTTQSSGTTETSSTTTK, translated from the coding sequence ATGTTTATTTTGAAACATAAATATAATAAAAATTGGATTAACACCAGAATGGGATTTTTCACCCTGATGGTTGTGTTATTCTGGTTGAAAAACCTACTAGCATACGCTGTAGATTTTAACTTAGGCATTGAAAGTTTCTTCCAGTATGTGATTTTATTTATAAGCCCAATCGCAACGACTGTCTTTTTATTCTCAGCCGCTCTTTATGTAAAGAGTCCGAAAAAAGCCTACATTACGTTACTGATTATCTCATCATTAACCACCTTGTTACTTTTTTCTAACGTCATTTATTACCGAGAATTTACAGATTTTATTACCGTTAACACCATGCTTGGTGCCGGTAAAGTAGCTTCTGGTCTTGGTGAAAGTGCTCTTCGTATGTTTAGACCATATGATTTATTGTATTGGATTGATATTATTGTTGTGATTGTCTTACTTGCAACAAAAAAAATCAAAATTGATAAAAGACCAATTGCTATTCGCTCAGCATTTGCTGTAACAAGTTTTTCTATCCTTCTATTTTCTGCTAACTTAACTTTAGCGGAAACAGATCGACCTGAATTATTAAAACGTACTTTCTCAAGAGATCATATCGTGAAATATTTAGGGATGAACGTCTTTACTGTTTATGATGGCGTACAGACGTATAACGCGACACAACGACGTGCTCAAGCGAGTCAAAATGATTTAGTTGATGTTCAAAAATATGTGAAAACACATTATGCTAAACCAAATGATGACATGTTTGGAATTGCCAAAGGGCGTAATGTCATTTATGTCCATTTAGAAAGTTTCCAACAATTTTTAATTGATTACAAATTAAAAGATGAAAATGGTGTTGAACACGAAGTAACGCCATTCTTAAACAGTTTATTCCATTCAAATGAAACATTTAGTTTTGATAATGCCTTCCATCAAGTGGGATCAGGTAAAACAAGTGATGCTGAAACCTTGTTAGAAAATTCATTCTTTGGTTTAAGCCAAGGCCCTTTATTTACTCAATTGGGAGATAAAAACACATTCCAATCCGCACCTAACATTTTAGGTCAAACACAAGGTTATACAAGCGTAGCCTTCCATGGTAATGGTGGCTCATTCTGGAATCGTAATGAAACTTACAAACATTTAGGTTATAACTATTTCTTTGATGGTAGCTACTATGATGTGAATGAAAACAATTCATTCCAATATGGATTACATGATAAGCCATTCTTAGCACAATCTATTAAATACTTAGAGCATGTTCAACAGCCGTTTTATTCTAAATTTATTTTAGTATCAAATCATTACCCATATGCGAAATTTAAAGATGATAATGCTGGTTTCCCAATGGCTAATACATCGGATGCCACAATTAATGGGTACTTTGCAACAGCAAACTACTTAGATACAGCTGTTAAAGAGTTTTTCGATTACTTAAAAGCATCTGGACTTTATGATAATTCAGTCATTGTGTTATACGGTGACCACTATGGTATTTCAAATTCTCGTAACAAATCTTTAGCTGAGTTACTTGGTAAATCAAAAGAAGAATGGAACGACTTTGATGACACAGCTGTTCAACGTGTTCCTGTAATGTTCCATGTTCCTGGTCAAACTAAAGGTGGGATTAATCATACATTTGGGGGACAAGTTGACGTCTTACCTACTCTATTACATTTATTAGGTGTTGATACTCAATCATATATTCAATTAGGACAAGATTTCTTCTCTAAAGACAAAGACCAAATTGTCGCCTTTAGAAATGGAACTATTGTCACACCAAAATACACAATCTTAGGTGAAACCGTCTATGATACAAAAACGGGTGAATTGATTGATTCACCAACAGAAGAACAATTGACTGAAATAGCGGACATTAAAGAAAAAGGAACCACACAACTTAATATGTCTGATGCTATTACAAACGGTGACTTATTACGATTTAACACAAACAGTGGATTAAAACCTCTTGATCCTGCTAAGTTTGATTATAAAAATGAGTTAGATAAACTCCTTCAAGTTGAACAACAAAAAGGAGATAAATCAACAAGTCTTTACTCACTACACAATAACCAATCAACCGTTGATTTATTTAAAACACAGACCTATAAAGAAATTCAAGAAGAAAAAGGTGTGACGACTCAAAGTAGTGGAACCACTGAAACATCTTCTACAACCACAAAATAA
- a CDS encoding class I SAM-dependent rRNA methyltransferase, translating into MKKVYIKQNRSQKYKGHYPLIKAEDLVDSKMSCKEWVSFYSEKQEFLGYGYLGQQHKGSGWMISFAEQQPIDITFLVNLFNEAKAYRATFFADEATTAFRLFNGEGDGLGGMTIDWYDRFLVVSWYNETIYALKENILKALISSDIEICGMYEKIRFQAKGLPESTYVYGDQAPEPLLIKENNVTYATYLNEGLMTGIFLDQREVRSRLTDAYAIGKTVLNTFSYTGAFSVASAMGGAISTTSVDLAKRSRKKTQEQFAVNGLTTDNQSIIVMDVFDYFKYAFKKQLTFDIVVMDPPSFARNKKKVFTVAKDYQQLTTEAVELLNKDGLLIASTNAANVSLDKFKQMVEMGIADTHRSFEYLELYQLPEDFRVKKEFNEGNYLKVLFYRVK; encoded by the coding sequence ATGAAAAAAGTATATATAAAACAAAACAGAAGTCAAAAATATAAAGGGCACTACCCACTCATAAAAGCAGAAGATTTAGTGGATTCGAAAATGTCTTGTAAAGAGTGGGTAAGCTTTTATTCTGAAAAGCAAGAATTTTTAGGATATGGTTATCTAGGACAACAACACAAAGGATCAGGGTGGATGATTAGCTTTGCTGAACAACAACCAATCGACATCACATTTTTAGTCAACTTATTTAATGAAGCAAAAGCATATCGTGCGACATTTTTTGCTGATGAGGCAACGACGGCATTTCGTTTATTTAATGGTGAAGGTGACGGTCTTGGTGGAATGACGATTGATTGGTATGACCGATTTTTAGTTGTGTCATGGTATAATGAAACCATCTACGCGTTAAAAGAAAATATCTTAAAAGCCTTGATATCATCTGATATTGAGATTTGTGGTATGTATGAAAAAATTCGTTTCCAAGCGAAAGGTTTACCAGAGTCTACCTATGTATATGGTGACCAAGCACCAGAACCATTATTAATAAAAGAAAATAATGTAACGTATGCCACTTATTTAAATGAAGGTTTAATGACAGGTATCTTTTTAGATCAGCGAGAAGTCAGAAGCCGATTAACAGATGCTTATGCGATTGGTAAAACCGTATTAAATACGTTTAGTTATACCGGTGCTTTTTCTGTAGCTAGTGCAATGGGTGGTGCGATAAGTACAACGAGTGTTGATTTAGCGAAAAGGAGTCGAAAAAAAACACAAGAACAGTTCGCTGTGAATGGACTTACAACAGACAATCAGTCTATAATAGTAATGGATGTGTTTGATTATTTTAAATATGCTTTTAAAAAACAGTTAACTTTTGATATAGTAGTGATGGACCCGCCGAGTTTTGCAAGAAATAAAAAGAAAGTCTTCACCGTAGCAAAAGACTACCAACAACTGACGACTGAAGCAGTTGAGTTGTTAAACAAAGACGGATTATTAATTGCCTCAACCAATGCGGCCAATGTGTCATTAGATAAATTTAAACAAATGGTAGAGATGGGAATAGCTGATACTCATCGTTCATTTGAGTATTTAGAATTATATCAACTACCAGAGGATTTCCGTGTGAAGAAAGAATTTAATGAAGGAAATTATTTAAAAGTACTCTTTTACCGAGTGAAATAA